From a single Paraburkholderia sp. D15 genomic region:
- the ybgF gene encoding tol-pal system protein YbgF, protein MTHRFSWLRFAAAACVAGTAFTAMPAHAGIFDDDQARQAILDLRSKTDSLSSQLSAAQRTILDQSNRLDQLNQQVATLRGQNEDMANQLSTLQKQQKDYYTDLDTRLKKFEPQQQTVDGVQGEVQPGETDSFNAASQQFRSGDFKNAAASFRSFISKYPNSPYQPTAQYWLGNALYALRDYKGSTATWQGVVKNYPQHPRAPEALLAIANNQLEQGQKAAAKKTLEQIVAQYSGSDVAQSAQSKLSQIK, encoded by the coding sequence ATGACGCATCGTTTCTCCTGGCTGCGGTTTGCCGCAGCGGCCTGTGTCGCGGGCACGGCCTTCACGGCGATGCCCGCTCACGCGGGCATCTTCGACGACGATCAGGCCCGCCAGGCCATTCTCGATCTGCGTTCGAAGACCGACAGCCTGTCGAGCCAGTTGTCGGCTGCACAGCGCACGATCCTCGATCAGTCCAACCGTCTCGACCAGTTGAATCAGCAGGTCGCGACGCTGCGCGGACAGAACGAGGACATGGCCAATCAGCTCAGCACGCTGCAGAAGCAGCAGAAGGACTACTACACCGATCTGGACACGCGCCTGAAGAAATTCGAGCCGCAGCAGCAGACGGTGGACGGCGTTCAGGGCGAGGTTCAGCCGGGTGAGACCGATTCGTTCAATGCGGCTTCACAGCAATTCCGCAGCGGCGATTTCAAGAATGCGGCGGCGTCATTCCGCAGCTTCATCTCCAAGTATCCGAACAGTCCTTATCAGCCGACCGCGCAGTACTGGCTCGGCAACGCGCTGTATGCACTGCGCGACTACAAGGGCTCGACGGCGACGTGGCAAGGTGTGGTGAAGAACTATCCGCAGCATCCGCGGGCGCCGGAAGCGCTGCTGGCGATTGCGAACAATCAGCTCGAGCAAGGTCAGAAGGCCGCGGCCAAGAAGACGCTGGAGCAGATCGTCGCGCAATACAGTGGCTCGGATGTCGCGCAGTCGGCTCAGAGCAAGCTGTCGCAGATCAAGTAG
- the miaA gene encoding tRNA (adenosine(37)-N6)-dimethylallyltransferase MiaA → MTSTIATPVPCLLGPTASGKTAAALALAARRPVEIISVDSALVYREMDIGTAKPTAGERAVAPHHLIDIVDPTDSYSAAQFRADTLRLCGEIHARGRLPLLVGGTMLYYKALTQGLNDLPAADADVRATLDADAAREGWPALHARLAAVDPVAAARLAPNDSQRIQRALEVFTLTGQPMSDLLAAPVKTDDAAAQWRFVPVALEPSERSWLHARIEQRFDAMLSGGFVDEVVKLRERGDLTPEMPSMRCVGYRQVWEYLDGAVDYPTMRDKGVFATRQLCKRQLTWLRGMTERVVVDCCDPDATARVLEAIEAAL, encoded by the coding sequence ATGACCTCGACTATCGCTACGCCGGTCCCCTGCCTGCTGGGTCCGACCGCCTCCGGGAAAACCGCCGCCGCGCTGGCTCTCGCCGCGCGGCGGCCGGTCGAAATCATCAGCGTCGATTCGGCGCTGGTGTATCGCGAGATGGATATCGGCACCGCCAAGCCGACCGCCGGGGAACGCGCGGTCGCGCCGCACCACCTGATCGATATCGTCGACCCGACGGATAGCTATTCCGCCGCGCAGTTTCGCGCCGACACATTGCGGCTGTGCGGCGAGATCCACGCGCGCGGGCGGCTGCCGCTGCTGGTCGGCGGCACGATGCTGTACTACAAGGCCCTCACGCAGGGCCTGAACGATCTCCCCGCCGCCGACGCCGACGTGCGCGCCACGCTGGACGCCGACGCCGCCCGCGAAGGCTGGCCCGCGCTGCACGCGCGCCTCGCCGCCGTCGATCCGGTCGCCGCCGCGCGCCTCGCGCCGAACGATTCGCAGCGGATTCAACGTGCGCTGGAAGTATTCACGCTGACCGGCCAGCCGATGTCGGACCTGCTGGCCGCGCCCGTCAAAACGGACGATGCCGCCGCCCAATGGCGCTTCGTGCCGGTCGCGCTCGAGCCGTCCGAGCGTAGCTGGCTGCATGCGCGCATCGAGCAACGCTTCGACGCGATGCTGTCGGGCGGTTTCGTCGACGAAGTGGTGAAACTGCGCGAACGTGGCGATCTGACGCCCGAGATGCCGTCGATGCGTTGCGTCGGCTACCGGCAGGTGTGGGAATACCTCGACGGCGCGGTCGATTACCCGACCATGCGCGACAAAGGCGTGTTTGCGACACGGCAGTTATGCAAGCGGCAGCTCACGTGGCTGCGCGGCATGACGGAGCGGGTGGTGGTGGATTGCTGCGATCCGGACGCGACGGCACGCGTGCTCGAAGCGATTGAAGCGGCGCTGTGA
- a CDS encoding mechanosensitive ion channel family protein produces the protein MDLETVRVFIMTRGIDLGTKVVGAIVLWIVGRWLIGLITGLLRKVLARNGKVDPTLAHYLGSILGALLNLLLILAILQVFGVQTTSFAALLAGLGLAIGTAWGGLLAHFAAGIFMQVLRPFKVGDFVTAGGVTGTVSELGLFGTTIVTPDNVTTIVGNNKIFSDTISNYSVLPVRRVELTAKIANGVDPTDAMNRLKAAIAQIPNVAESPAPDIEVLNFTPEGPLLCVRPYTNNTNYWQVYFDTNRAIIQTFREAGYPTPETPLAPRAVT, from the coding sequence TTGGATCTCGAAACCGTCCGCGTATTCATCATGACCCGAGGCATCGACCTCGGCACCAAGGTCGTCGGCGCGATCGTCCTGTGGATCGTCGGGCGCTGGCTCATCGGTCTGATCACCGGCTTGCTGCGCAAAGTGCTGGCGCGCAACGGCAAGGTCGATCCCACGCTCGCTCATTACCTCGGCTCGATTCTCGGCGCACTGCTGAATCTGCTGCTGATCCTCGCGATCCTGCAGGTATTCGGCGTGCAGACCACCTCGTTCGCCGCGCTGCTCGCCGGCCTCGGCCTCGCGATCGGCACCGCGTGGGGCGGCCTGCTCGCGCACTTCGCGGCAGGCATCTTCATGCAGGTGTTGCGGCCGTTCAAGGTGGGCGATTTCGTCACCGCGGGCGGCGTGACCGGCACGGTGTCCGAACTCGGCCTGTTCGGCACCACGATCGTGACGCCGGACAACGTGACCACCATCGTCGGCAACAACAAGATCTTTTCCGACACGATCTCGAACTACAGCGTGTTGCCGGTGCGCCGTGTCGAGCTGACCGCGAAGATCGCCAACGGCGTCGATCCGACCGACGCGATGAATCGTCTGAAGGCGGCCATCGCGCAGATTCCGAACGTCGCGGAGAGCCCGGCGCCGGATATCGAAGTGCTGAATTTCACGCCTGAGGGTCCGCTGCTATGCGTGCGGCCGTACACCAACAACACGAACTACTGGCAGGTCTATTTCGATACCAATCGGGCGATCATCCAGACCTTCAGGGAAGCCGGGTATCCGACGCCGGAGACGCCGCTAGCGCCGCGCGCGGTGACTTGA
- the pal gene encoding peptidoglycan-associated lipoprotein Pal: MMSKLRFAFAVLMVGALAACHSGVKLDENANKGGAVSTQPNPTDVAQVNVDPLNDPNSPLAKRSIYFDFDSYSVKDDYQSLLQQHAQYLKSHPQRHVLIQGNTDERGTSEYNLALGQKRAEAVRRSLSLMGVADSQMEAVSLGKEKPQATGHDESSWAQNRRADLVYQQ; this comes from the coding sequence ATGATGTCCAAACTTCGTTTCGCTTTTGCCGTACTGATGGTCGGCGCGCTGGCCGCATGTCACTCGGGCGTCAAGCTCGACGAAAACGCCAACAAGGGCGGTGCCGTCTCGACGCAACCGAACCCGACCGATGTCGCACAGGTCAATGTCGACCCGCTGAACGATCCGAACAGCCCGCTGGCGAAGCGCAGCATTTACTTCGACTTCGACAGCTATTCGGTTAAGGACGATTACCAGTCGCTGCTGCAACAACACGCGCAATACCTGAAGAGCCATCCGCAACGTCACGTGCTGATTCAAGGCAACACCGACGAGCGCGGCACCAGCGAATACAACCTGGCTCTCGGCCAGAAGCGTGCTGAAGCTGTGCGCCGTTCGCTGTCGCTGATGGGCGTGGCGGACTCGCAAATGGAAGCCGTGAGCCTCGGCAAGGAAAAGCCGCAAGCTACGGGTCATGACGAATCGTCGTGGGCACAGAACCGCCGCGCCGACCTCGTGTACCAACAGTAA
- the mutL gene encoding DNA mismatch repair endonuclease MutL, protein MSEISETSDGAAASATASAPSPAARPLRAIQPLPDQLISQIAAGEVVERPASVVKELLENALDAGAQTLRILLDEGGVKRISITDDGCGIPENELALALMRHATSKIRSLAELEAVATLGFRGEALASIASVAEMSITSRTAEAPHAVRVDAQTGVLSPAAGTQGTTIEVRELYFNTPARRKFLKSEQTELGHCLEQIRRAALARPDVAISVLHNGKAVEHWNASEPPVRVAKILGDTFATAHLPLDESAGPLAVYGCAGLPTASRGRADQQYFFVNGRFVRDKLLTHAVRAAYEDVLHGERYPSYVLFLDLPPEAVDVNVHPSKIEVRFRDSRSIHQFVFHAVQRALARHAGASPETTAGGHAAHLAPAGAPASFGATPLGGAGIGSGVGFGGFGGFGAGGAPGASAGVGFAAGAGGLGGGSGAGSGGFGSSQSGNTWMRQARMTQGTLPVAQPLAFYDALFGRKDTHAGTAEGATLFEARDSAAEGASPYNASALAYASPAFNAADEQPLGFALGQIHGIYVLAQNAHGLVIVDMHAAHERILYEQFKNALADRTIAVQPLLIPLSMQADPIEIGTVEEERDTLDALGFDLAVLSPTTLAIRAVPALLKDADLQALARAVLSDLHAFGGSRVLTERQHELLGTLACHHAVRANRRLTLDEMNALLRQMEATERADQCNHGRPTWYQLTLSDLDRLFMRGQ, encoded by the coding sequence ATGTCCGAAATCTCCGAAACGTCCGACGGCGCCGCTGCCAGCGCTACCGCTTCCGCGCCCTCGCCCGCCGCGCGCCCGTTGCGCGCGATCCAGCCGCTGCCCGACCAGTTGATCAGCCAGATCGCCGCGGGCGAGGTGGTGGAGCGGCCGGCATCGGTCGTCAAGGAATTGCTGGAAAACGCTCTCGACGCCGGCGCGCAAACGCTGCGCATTCTGCTCGACGAAGGCGGCGTCAAACGCATCTCGATCACCGACGACGGCTGCGGCATCCCCGAGAACGAACTCGCGCTCGCGCTGATGCGCCACGCCACCAGCAAGATCCGCTCGCTCGCCGAGCTCGAAGCGGTCGCCACGCTCGGGTTTCGCGGCGAGGCTTTGGCGTCGATTGCATCGGTCGCGGAAATGTCGATCACGAGCCGCACCGCCGAGGCGCCGCACGCGGTACGCGTCGATGCGCAAACCGGCGTGCTGAGCCCGGCCGCCGGCACGCAGGGCACCACGATCGAAGTCCGCGAGTTGTACTTCAACACGCCTGCACGCCGCAAATTCCTGAAAAGCGAACAGACCGAACTCGGCCACTGCCTCGAACAGATTCGCCGCGCGGCGCTGGCGCGTCCGGACGTCGCGATTTCGGTGCTGCATAACGGCAAGGCGGTCGAGCACTGGAACGCCAGCGAACCGCCCGTGCGGGTCGCGAAGATTCTCGGCGACACGTTCGCGACCGCGCATCTGCCGCTCGACGAATCCGCCGGACCGTTGGCCGTGTACGGCTGCGCGGGTCTGCCGACCGCGAGCCGCGGGCGCGCGGACCAGCAGTATTTCTTCGTCAATGGACGCTTCGTGCGCGACAAGCTGCTCACGCACGCGGTGCGCGCCGCCTACGAAGACGTGCTGCACGGCGAGCGTTACCCATCGTATGTGCTGTTCCTCGATCTGCCGCCCGAAGCGGTCGACGTGAACGTGCATCCGTCGAAAATCGAAGTGCGGTTCCGCGACTCACGCTCCATCCACCAGTTCGTGTTCCACGCGGTCCAGCGCGCGCTGGCGCGGCATGCGGGCGCATCGCCGGAAACCACGGCGGGCGGTCATGCGGCGCATCTGGCGCCAGCAGGCGCACCGGCTTCGTTCGGCGCGACGCCGCTGGGCGGCGCGGGCATTGGCAGCGGCGTCGGGTTTGGCGGGTTTGGCGGGTTTGGTGCTGGCGGCGCTCCAGGCGCGAGCGCGGGCGTGGGCTTCGCAGCAGGCGCCGGTGGATTGGGTGGTGGCAGCGGCGCCGGTTCCGGTGGCTTCGGTTCATCGCAATCCGGCAACACGTGGATGCGCCAGGCGCGCATGACCCAAGGCACCCTGCCGGTCGCCCAACCGCTCGCGTTCTACGACGCGCTGTTCGGCCGCAAAGACACCCACGCCGGCACCGCCGAAGGTGCGACGCTGTTCGAAGCGCGCGACTCGGCCGCCGAAGGCGCGTCGCCGTACAACGCATCGGCATTGGCCTATGCATCGCCCGCCTTCAACGCGGCCGACGAACAACCGCTCGGCTTCGCGCTCGGCCAGATTCACGGCATCTACGTGCTGGCGCAGAACGCGCACGGCCTCGTGATCGTCGACATGCACGCCGCGCACGAGCGGATTCTGTACGAGCAGTTCAAGAACGCGCTGGCCGACCGCACGATCGCCGTGCAACCGCTGCTGATTCCGCTGTCGATGCAGGCCGATCCGATCGAAATCGGCACGGTGGAAGAAGAGCGCGATACGCTCGACGCGCTCGGCTTCGACCTCGCCGTGCTGTCGCCGACCACGCTCGCGATCCGCGCAGTCCCCGCGCTGCTGAAGGACGCCGATCTGCAGGCGCTGGCGCGCGCGGTGCTGTCCGACCTGCATGCGTTCGGCGGATCGCGCGTGCTGACCGAGCGTCAGCACGAATTGCTCGGCACGCTCGCCTGTCATCACGCGGTGCGCGCGAACCGGCGTCTCACGCTCGACGAAATGAACGCGCTGCTGCGTCAGATGGAAGCGACCGAGCGCGCCGACCAATGCAATCACGGCCGTCCGACGTGGTATCAACTGACGCTGTCCGATCTCGATCGGCTGTTCATGCGCGGGCAGTGA
- a CDS encoding DedA family protein, with amino-acid sequence MDTLLHFVNLVLHIDKFLGDFIHVYGAWVYAVLFLIVFCETGLVVLPFLPGDSLLFIGGAFCATGEMNLGLLIVLLLVAAVGGNTVNYMIGRAIGPRVFNSHIPFLERFLDRSALQKTHNFYEKHGGKTIVLARFIPVVRTFAPFVAGASEMTVSRFQFFNVAGALFWVLLLTLLGYFFGNISFIRQYLNVIVLVGIGAAVVPVVLGALWKMMRRNSATGSR; translated from the coding sequence TTGGATACGTTGCTTCATTTCGTCAACCTCGTCCTGCACATCGACAAGTTCCTCGGAGACTTCATTCACGTGTACGGCGCGTGGGTCTACGCCGTGCTGTTCCTGATCGTGTTCTGCGAAACGGGCCTCGTCGTGCTGCCGTTCCTGCCGGGCGACTCGCTGCTGTTCATCGGCGGCGCGTTCTGCGCGACCGGCGAGATGAATCTCGGTTTGCTGATCGTGCTGCTGCTGGTGGCGGCGGTGGGCGGCAATACCGTCAACTACATGATCGGGCGCGCGATCGGGCCGCGTGTGTTCAATTCGCACATTCCGTTTCTGGAGCGCTTCCTGGATCGCAGCGCGCTGCAGAAAACCCATAACTTCTACGAGAAGCATGGCGGCAAGACCATCGTGCTCGCGCGCTTTATTCCCGTCGTGCGGACTTTCGCGCCGTTCGTGGCGGGCGCCTCCGAAATGACGGTGAGCCGGTTCCAGTTCTTCAACGTCGCCGGCGCATTGTTCTGGGTGTTGTTGCTCACGTTGCTCGGGTACTTCTTCGGCAACATCAGCTTCATCCGCCAGTATCTGAACGTGATCGTGCTGGTGGGGATCGGCGCGGCCGTGGTGCCCGTCGTGCTCGGCGCGTTGTGGAAGATGATGCGCCGGAACTCGGCCACAGGGAGCCGCTGA
- the purM gene encoding phosphoribosylformylglycinamidine cyclo-ligase, whose amino-acid sequence MNQPKSAPNSTDSAQGLSYRDAGVDIDAGDALVDAIKPFAKKTMRDGVLGGIGGFGALFEVPKKYKEPVLVSGTDGVGTKLRLAFQLNKHDTVGQDLVAMSVNDILVQGAEPLFFLDYFACGKLDVGTAATVVKGIAHGCELSGCALIGGETAEMPGMYPDGEYDLAGFAVGAVEKSKIIDGSTIAPGDVVLGLASSGIHSNGFSLVRKIIERAQPDLNADFDGRSLADALMAPTHIYVKPLLALMQQITVKGMAHITGGGLVENIPRVLREGLTAELDHRSWPLPPLFSWLQKHGGVADAEMHRVFNCGIGMAVVVSSADAEAAIGLLSAAGEQVWKIGTIRESAAGEAQTVVV is encoded by the coding sequence ATGAATCAACCGAAATCCGCCCCGAATTCAACTGATTCGGCCCAAGGTTTGTCGTATCGCGACGCCGGCGTGGATATCGACGCGGGCGACGCCCTCGTCGACGCGATCAAGCCTTTCGCCAAAAAGACGATGCGCGACGGCGTACTCGGCGGCATCGGCGGATTCGGCGCACTGTTCGAAGTGCCGAAGAAGTACAAGGAGCCGGTCCTCGTGTCGGGTACCGACGGCGTGGGCACCAAGCTGCGCCTCGCATTCCAGCTGAACAAGCACGACACGGTCGGCCAGGATCTGGTCGCGATGAGCGTGAACGACATTCTCGTGCAAGGCGCCGAGCCGCTGTTCTTCCTCGACTACTTCGCCTGCGGCAAGCTGGACGTCGGCACGGCGGCCACGGTCGTGAAGGGCATCGCGCATGGTTGCGAACTGTCGGGTTGCGCGCTGATCGGCGGCGAAACGGCGGAAATGCCGGGCATGTATCCGGACGGCGAGTACGACCTGGCCGGTTTCGCGGTCGGCGCGGTGGAAAAGAGCAAGATTATCGACGGCAGCACGATCGCCCCGGGCGATGTGGTGCTGGGTCTCGCATCGAGCGGGATTCACTCGAACGGTTTTTCGCTGGTGCGCAAGATCATCGAGCGCGCGCAGCCGGATCTGAACGCGGATTTCGACGGCCGTTCGCTGGCCGACGCGCTGATGGCGCCCACGCACATCTACGTGAAGCCGCTGCTGGCGCTGATGCAGCAGATCACCGTGAAGGGCATGGCGCACATCACGGGCGGCGGTCTGGTCGAAAACATTCCGCGCGTGTTGCGCGAAGGTTTGACGGCCGAGCTGGATCATCGCAGCTGGCCGCTGCCGCCGCTGTTCTCGTGGCTGCAGAAGCACGGCGGCGTGGCGGATGCGGAAATGCATCGCGTGTTCAACTGCGGGATCGGCATGGCGGTGGTCGTGTCGTCGGCGGATGCCGAGGCAGCGATCGGTTTGCTGTCGGCGGCCGGCGAGCAGGTCTGGAAGATCGGTACGATTCGCGAAAGCGCGGCCGGTGAAGCGCAGACGGTGGTGGTGTAA
- a CDS encoding AI-2E family transporter codes for MQPNSSILTPVQRRAFVWLAIALGIGILLWLLSPVLTPFLLGAILAYILQPGVAWMVRRRVPRGLAALLMMLVFSLLMTLLVLLVLAVIQKEVPQLRQQVPVLFAHVSAWLQPKLAALGLADSLDFASIRDLVMGQLEGSAQTVALYAWTSIRTSGNLMMTVVGNLVMVPLVLFYLLYDWNRMLARLQSVVPRRWLDKTLQLARDMDQMLSQYLRGQLLVMAVLAIYYAVALTLAGFEIALPVGIFTGLAVFIPYIGFATGLALALLAALLQFGSWYGFGAVAVIYGIGQIVESFYLTPRLVGERIGLHPLAVIFALLAFGQLFGFFGVLLALPVSAILSVAMRELRQSYLASTLYNN; via the coding sequence TTGCAACCGAACTCCTCGATTCTGACGCCCGTTCAGCGCCGCGCCTTCGTCTGGCTCGCCATCGCGCTGGGCATCGGCATTCTGCTCTGGCTGTTGAGTCCGGTCCTCACGCCCTTCCTGCTCGGCGCGATTCTCGCCTACATCCTGCAGCCCGGCGTCGCGTGGATGGTGCGCCGGCGCGTGCCGCGCGGCCTCGCCGCATTGCTGATGATGCTGGTGTTCTCGCTGCTCATGACGCTGCTCGTGCTGCTGGTGCTCGCGGTGATCCAGAAGGAAGTGCCGCAGTTGCGCCAGCAGGTGCCGGTGCTGTTCGCGCACGTGAGCGCGTGGCTGCAACCCAAGCTGGCCGCGCTCGGACTGGCCGATTCGCTCGATTTCGCCAGCATCCGCGATCTGGTGATGGGCCAGCTGGAAGGCAGCGCGCAGACCGTCGCGCTGTACGCGTGGACCTCGATCCGCACCAGCGGCAATCTGATGATGACGGTGGTCGGCAATCTGGTGATGGTGCCGCTCGTGCTGTTCTATCTGCTGTACGACTGGAACCGCATGCTGGCGCGCCTGCAAAGCGTGGTGCCGCGCCGCTGGCTCGACAAGACGCTGCAACTCGCGCGCGACATGGACCAGATGCTGTCGCAATACCTGCGCGGCCAGTTGCTGGTGATGGCCGTGCTGGCCATTTACTATGCGGTCGCGCTGACCCTCGCCGGGTTCGAGATTGCGTTGCCGGTGGGCATTTTCACCGGGCTCGCGGTGTTCATCCCGTATATCGGCTTTGCGACCGGACTCGCGCTGGCCTTGCTGGCCGCGCTGCTACAGTTCGGCAGCTGGTACGGCTTCGGCGCGGTCGCGGTGATTTACGGCATCGGCCAGATTGTCGAAAGTTTCTATCTGACGCCGCGTCTGGTCGGCGAACGGATCGGCCTGCATCCGCTCGCGGTCATTTTCGCGTTGCTCGCATTCGGTCAGTTGTTCGGCTTTTTCGGGGTGCTGCTCGCGTTGCCGGTCAGCGCGATTCTGTCGGTGGCCATGCGCGAGTTGCGCCAGAGCTACCTCGCCAGCACGCTGTATAACAATTGA